The genomic window AAGCGACGAAGGATCGGCTGCTGTCGGAAGCCCGCGCCGCCCTGACCGGCCCCTACAAGGCCGGGTTCGAGACTGTGCTGACGGCGCTGGCCGAGGTTCAGCCCAAGGCGGACAGCGATGCGGGCGTGTGGCGCCTGCCGCAGGGCGAGGCCTATTACAACGCCCGGCTCCAGCTCTCGACCACCACCGACCTGACCGCCGACCAGATCCATCAGATCGGTCTGGCCGAGGTCGCGCGCATCCAGGCCGAGATGGAGACAATCAAGACCCAGGTCGGCTTCACCGGCTCGCTGCAGGCGTTCTTCACCTTCCTGAAGATGGATCCACGGTTCCAGTATCCGAATACGCCCGAGGGCAAGGAGCAGTATCTGACCGACGCGCGCGGCTTCATCGCCCAGGTGATGGCGGCGGCGCCGCAGTGGTTCTCTACCCTGCCCAAAGCGGCATTGGAGGTGCGGGCGGTGGAGCCGTTTCGCGAGGCGACGGCGTCGATCGCCTTCTACAACTCGCCCGCGCCGGACGGATCGCGGCCGGGCATCTACTACGTCAATCTGTCGGACATGACACAGGTGCTGAAGCCCCAGATCGAGGGCATCAGCTATCACGAAGGCGCACCGGGCCACCACTTCCAGATCGCCTATGCGCAGGAGATCGAGGGCCTGCCGCGCTTCCGCCGGTTCGGCGGCTACGGCGCCTATGCGGAAGGATGGGGACTGTACGCCGAACAGCTGGGCAAGGAGATGGGCTTCTATCAGGACCCCTATTCCGACTTCGGCCGGCTCTCGACCGAGCTGTGGCGCGCGGTGCGTCTGGTGACCGACACCGGCCTGCACGCCAAGCGCTGGAGCCGGGAACAGGCGATGGACTATTTCCGCCAGAACTCCCTGCTGTCCGAGCGGGACATCGAAAAGGAGGTCGAGCGCTACATCACCAACCCCGGTCAGGCGACCAGCTACAAGATCGGCGAGCTGAAGATCGAGGAACTGCGCGACCGGGCCAGGACGGCGTTGGGCGGTCGGTTCGACATCAAGGACTTCCATGCGGTCGTGCTGGGCTCCGGCTCGGTGCCGCTGGACGTGCTGGAGGATCAGGTGGACAGCTGGATCGCGGCGGGCGGCGGGGCCCCGACGGCGTAAACACGCCCTTCTCCCTCCCCGCTCCGGGGAGGGATGTCGCGAAGCGACAGGGTGGGGACGGCGCGGCAGGGACGCACTTGCTGATGCCGGAAGGTATTGCCGAGGACATCGCCTCGCCGCCCCCACCCGGCTTCGCTGCGCTCAGCCACCCTCCCCGGAGCGGGGAGGGAGAGGTCTGGAGTCGGATTTTTCCGACTTTGTGTGTATGAGCCGCCGCCATGCCCTTTACCGCCACCGTCCTGACCATGTTTCCCGAGGCCTTTCCAGGCCCGCTCGGCGTGTCGCTGATTGGCACGGCCTGGCGCGAGAAGGGCTTGTGGAGCCTGGAAACGGTTGACATTCGCGCCTTTTCCACAGATACGCGCGGCTTCCTGGACGACACCCCTGCGGGTGGCGGCCCGGGAGCTGTGCTGAAGGCGGACGTTGTGGCTCGGGCGGTGGATAGCCTGCCGGGACCGAAACGGCCGCTTTTGTACATGAGCGCCAGGGGTCGGCCCCTGACCCAGGCGCGCGTCAAGGAATGGGCGAAAGCCGACGGGATCGTCGTGCTGTGCGGCCGTTTCGAGGGGGTGGATCAGCGGGTGCTGGACGCACGCGGGTTCGAGGAGGTCTCGGTCGGAGACGCGGTTCTCGCCGGCGGCGAGGCGGCGGCGATGGTCGCGATCGAGGCGTGCGTAAGACTGATCCCCGGCGTGCTCGGCTCAGGCGACAGCCTGTCGTCCGAAAGCTTCGAGGATGGGCTCTTGGAACACCCGCAGTACACGCGACCGCGGACGTTCGAGGGGCTTAAGATACCCGAGGTGCTGCTGTCGGGCGATCACAAGAAGATCGCGGGATGGCGTGAGGCGCAGCGGGCGACGACTACGCGGGAGCGGCGGCCGGACCTCTGGCAGGCGCATCTCGCCAATTCACAGCTAAAGGGCGCAAAGCCCGAGGAGAAATGACATGAACATCGTTCAACAGCTGGACGCCGAAGAAAAAGCCCGCGTCCTGGGCGAACGCAAAATCCCCG from Brevundimonas fontaquae includes these protein-coding regions:
- a CDS encoding DUF885 domain-containing protein, with product MRRLLISSAAMMAALSAAPALAQTSAPTQTVAADSEDARLNAFFEQAFQARIALSPQQMTSLGIKTDYDKLDDVSDAAADRALALQEAQLAQMKAQFDPQKLGPQAALSWRMFEYGVQQARLSNQWRDWGFQFAANGNPTTSLPVFLINNHRVTSVADAEAYVARIKAAETQMDQVAEELRQRAAAGVVSPRFVFAPSIANTRNVITGAPFDDGADNPVWADFNKKVAALETDQATKDRLLSEARAALTGPYKAGFETVLTALAEVQPKADSDAGVWRLPQGEAYYNARLQLSTTTDLTADQIHQIGLAEVARIQAEMETIKTQVGFTGSLQAFFTFLKMDPRFQYPNTPEGKEQYLTDARGFIAQVMAAAPQWFSTLPKAALEVRAVEPFREATASIAFYNSPAPDGSRPGIYYVNLSDMTQVLKPQIEGISYHEGAPGHHFQIAYAQEIEGLPRFRRFGGYGAYAEGWGLYAEQLGKEMGFYQDPYSDFGRLSTELWRAVRLVTDTGLHAKRWSREQAMDYFRQNSLLSERDIEKEVERYITNPGQATSYKIGELKIEELRDRARTALGGRFDIKDFHAVVLGSGSVPLDVLEDQVDSWIAAGGGAPTA
- the trmD gene encoding tRNA (guanosine(37)-N1)-methyltransferase TrmD — protein: MPFTATVLTMFPEAFPGPLGVSLIGTAWREKGLWSLETVDIRAFSTDTRGFLDDTPAGGGPGAVLKADVVARAVDSLPGPKRPLLYMSARGRPLTQARVKEWAKADGIVVLCGRFEGVDQRVLDARGFEEVSVGDAVLAGGEAAAMVAIEACVRLIPGVLGSGDSLSSESFEDGLLEHPQYTRPRTFEGLKIPEVLLSGDHKKIAGWREAQRATTTRERRPDLWQAHLANSQLKGAKPEEK